The genomic region TTATCACCGATTTCGCATGTCTCTCCGATAACTACACCCATTCCATGATCGATGAAAAATCGCCGTCCGATTTTGGCCCCGGGATGAATTTCAATACCCGTAAAGAACCGGCTAATCTGAGAAATACTCCGTGCTATAAAGAAAAATCGTCTTTTATAGAAGGCATGAGCTATTCGGTGTGCCCAAATTGCGTGCAGACCAGAGTAAGTTAAGATAACCTCTATCGTGTTGCGAGCGGCCGGATCTTGATCAAACACAACCTCAATATCTTCTTTTAGCCTTTTGAACATAACGTACAACCCTCTCTTTCTAATATTTTTCTGTCAAAAATAAAAAAACGCCTCTGTTTGTACAGAGACGTTTTTATACGCGGTTCCACTCTGCTTAAATGAATGAACAAAAGCCATCATTCATTTCTGCTTGAACAGGTAACGGCTGTTAACCGCCTTTTTCTACTCTAATCTTTCGAAAAAAGACTCAGAGGTGCATTTCAAAAAACGAGAGGCTTAAACCACTTTCAGCCGGTGATGGTTCTCTCTTTCAAGCATCGCTCTTTTACTTCTCCTCATCATAGCTTTGTCACTATATGTTAGTTTTACTATATTATCATACTCTTATGAGTGTTCATTTAAAATAGCATCTAAGCGTGCAATGACTTTTTCTTTTCCTAACAATTCTAAGGTAATCGCTAAATCCCGTCCATGAATTTGCCCTGTTGCGGCGACACGGATTGGCATGAATAGCTTTTTCCCTTTATGCCCTGTATCCTTTTGAACCTGCTTAATCGTTGCATTAATTTCATTTGCATTGTAAGAATCCAGTGCTTTTAATTTTTCTTTAAATAATGCTAATACCTCTGGAACTTGTTCCTCTATGAGCACAGCCTTTGCCTCTTCATCATACGCTATTTCATCCTTAAAGAACAACTCAGAAAGCTCAACTATTTCTCCGCCATAGCTCATTTGTTCTTGGTAGAGGGCAATCAGCTTTTTCGTCCATTCTTTTTCGGATTCATCCATGTTCTCAGATACTCTTCCTGCCTTCACTAAATGAGGTAAAGCAAGGTCAACGAGCTTATCTAATTCTAGCTTTTTAATATACTGATTATTCATCCATGTCAGCTTTTGTTGGTCAAACAATGCTGGAGATTTAGAGAGTCGGTTTGGATCAAATATCTGAATAAATTCTTCTTTAGAAAATATTTCTTCCTCTCCGCCAGGTGACCAGCCAAGCAAGGCAATAAAGTTGAATAGAGCCTCTGGCAAATAGCCCAGTTCCTTATACTGCTCTATGAATTGGATAATCGACTCATCCCGTTTTGAAAGTTTTTTCCTGCTTTCGTTCACGATCAATGTCATATGTCCAAATACAGGAGGCTCCCAATTAAAGGCCTCATAAATCATTAACTGCTTTGGTGTATTGGAAATATGATCATCTCCGCGCAGCACATGAGTGATTTCCAT from Bacillus oleivorans harbors:
- the gltX gene encoding glutamate--tRNA ligase, producing the protein MSQIRVRYAPSPTGHLHIGNARTALFNYLYARNQNGKFIIRIEDTDQKRNIEGGEESQLTHLKWLGIDWDESVDIGGEYGPYRQSERNDIYSRYYNEMLDRGLAYKCYCTEEELEAEREAQVSRGETPHYSGKCRHLSDEDRARLEAEGRKPSIRFLVPAGKVYQFDDMVKGDVSFESDGIGDFVIIKKDGIPTYNFAVTVDDHLMEITHVLRGDDHISNTPKQLMIYEAFNWEPPVFGHMTLIVNESRKKLSKRDESIIQFIEQYKELGYLPEALFNFIALLGWSPGGEEEIFSKEEFIQIFDPNRLSKSPALFDQQKLTWMNNQYIKKLELDKLVDLALPHLVKAGRVSENMDESEKEWTKKLIALYQEQMSYGGEIVELSELFFKDEIAYDEEAKAVLIEEQVPEVLALFKEKLKALDSYNANEINATIKQVQKDTGHKGKKLFMPIRVAATGQIHGRDLAITLELLGKEKVIARLDAILNEHS